Proteins found in one Methanospirillum hungatei JF-1 genomic segment:
- a CDS encoding PKD domain-containing protein: MKLCIKSGVVGVILLSLILCIGTSTGDFPPISVQNAHTTITADFTADKQEGNVPFTVSFTDLSTGIRDHYEWSFGDGESSSEQNPVHTYFSPGVYSVSLTVSGTAGSDKKTRIGYISVSEPDSESVSSSEPVLTERTLDTKSSIVVQNGEITEPEDLVTVLNVPEPVSEHTVPATPAPVPAVSSIHADFSVADAVGLSPLKVSFTDLSTGLVSSWLWDFGDGTTSAAKSPIHIYQTDGTYDVSLHIEGDGSTDTITKTGIIQVITPVVSSFTAEPTEGTTPLQVKFNEQTSGTIVSREWSFGDGLFSELENPTHVYEKPGTYEVSLKVTGTHNDDILTRPSYIIVHPDLPPPTLAPTTPTPVPVSSFSPVPEPVLPTPITDNIPVLTESVPSPAPEDTRNPISVESEQVLPEPEEIVLPTDTINQISKSSEDTEVTGESIEPITTAAIHETSEPVASVSEPSVNFVCTPASGDVPLSVQFTDTSTGEYETRYWDFGDGSNSTEPAPTHIFDKPGDYPVSLTLHYAGSEEGIVKTSVISVLSPPKAPVADFSISSTEGTAPFAIVCTDQSEGEINEWIWDFGDGKVIRGKNPTHTYILPGQYSITLTVRGPGGKDELRENSVITVLEAPPVLKAKFSADPVQGHVPLDVSFHDESTGIITAWDWDFGDGISSTEQNPAHVYTNPGTYHVKLGVTGPDGTDVLVKENLIIAEKSIEPVHASFSALPISGDAPLTVAFTDKTTGDVENLTWIFGDGFTSNEKNPEHTYTKPGIYTVLLNADGPGGNDSVERTDLISVLGSALSPELIINAEPAKGTAPLTVTFGKSDVGNVMSSQWSFGDGNTSNEPSPVHTYAMPGVYTVSLTIQDFQGQSRTITKNEFVNVTMPIPPPVANFSSNGTEGYAPYSVRFTDQSLGEITEWIWDFGDGSSAKTQDAVHTYNATGSYLVSLNVKGPGGENRYSAPRPVLVKEPVPVIPESKADNISPIQTRGEEPFIISNESNQSNQSLIVVPVISEPMVVPNRTSLNVPPNESSDNQSARINGTEKIEPDILIPINKTETLTNVSKYEVGRGTDTKERSEILIPEIIVSEKTGPAPLTVDFSSSWVKENGTYLWKFGDGMTSNESEVTHTYTKPGIYSVHLTREFEGNTQEIINTNLINVTESISIPIASFSADPVSGPAPLHVTFRSESTGTISDWIWNFGDSSNGTGETVSHTYTHPGIYTVGVQVHGPDGSSTEVREDYITVGTSLTPPQARFRTDKRTGYAPLTVRFTDQSLGKVSDWKWDFGDGEISTERNPTHEFNKTGVYSVSLTVSGPSGTNQVSRKGYIVVSPEPEPLVAGFSLKPSEGIAPLSVQCTDESTGSINRYLWEFGDGAVSEFRHPSHRYTAPGSYIVKLTVYGPSGISSADQVVTVGPTYSKSDRINPSIFSSDISKKKNQSDMNDLDLSETSKPIADFAINKKSGKTPLSITCEDRSSGTIESWSWNFGDGSNSIEQNPVHSYIKPGTYTISLTVKGPYGVSTKKLRDAIQVFD; this comes from the coding sequence ATGAAATTATGTATTAAATCAGGAGTAGTCGGGGTAATTCTGTTATCTTTGATCCTGTGCATTGGTACATCCACTGGAGACTTCCCTCCAATTAGTGTGCAGAATGCGCATACAACCATTACAGCAGATTTTACTGCTGATAAGCAAGAAGGAAATGTTCCTTTTACGGTCTCCTTTACCGATCTCTCTACTGGAATACGCGACCACTATGAATGGTCATTTGGTGATGGTGAGAGTTCATCAGAACAAAATCCGGTTCATACGTATTTTTCACCCGGTGTATATTCGGTTTCGTTGACTGTTTCAGGAACTGCCGGTTCAGATAAAAAGACAAGAATTGGATATATTTCGGTTTCAGAACCTGATTCAGAATCAGTCTCATCGTCTGAGCCGGTTCTTACAGAGCGCACCTTAGATACCAAGTCTTCTATTGTCGTTCAGAACGGAGAGATCACGGAGCCTGAAGATCTGGTGACTGTTCTGAATGTGCCAGAACCAGTATCAGAACATACTGTACCTGCAACTCCTGCACCCGTTCCTGCAGTATCATCGATCCATGCTGATTTTTCAGTGGCTGATGCGGTTGGTCTTTCGCCTCTGAAGGTCAGTTTCACTGATCTATCAACAGGACTGGTATCTTCCTGGTTATGGGACTTTGGTGATGGGACCACATCTGCAGCAAAATCTCCAATACATATTTACCAGACAGATGGAACGTATGATGTCTCATTACACATTGAAGGTGATGGAAGTACTGATACAATTACAAAAACCGGAATTATTCAGGTAATCACTCCGGTGGTGTCATCATTTACTGCTGAACCAACTGAAGGAACCACTCCTCTGCAGGTCAAGTTTAACGAACAGACTTCCGGAACTATAGTCTCGAGGGAATGGTCATTTGGAGATGGATTATTTTCAGAACTTGAAAACCCAACCCATGTATATGAAAAACCTGGAACATATGAAGTATCTCTCAAAGTGACCGGTACCCATAATGATGATATTCTGACCAGACCATCATATATTATAGTTCACCCTGATCTTCCGCCACCGACCCTGGCCCCAACAACTCCCACTCCGGTACCTGTTTCTTCTTTTTCTCCTGTTCCTGAACCAGTACTGCCAACTCCTATAACTGATAATATCCCAGTTCTTACTGAATCAGTTCCTTCTCCTGCTCCTGAAGATACGCGTAACCCAATATCTGTTGAGTCCGAACAAGTACTTCCAGAACCTGAAGAAATTGTCTTACCAACTGATACCATCAACCAAATTTCAAAATCATCTGAAGATACTGAAGTTACAGGAGAAAGCATTGAACCAATTACAACAGCCGCAATACATGAGACATCTGAACCTGTTGCTTCCGTATCTGAACCTTCTGTGAACTTTGTATGTACACCTGCGTCAGGCGATGTTCCACTTTCGGTTCAATTTACCGACACATCAACCGGAGAGTATGAAACAAGATACTGGGACTTTGGCGATGGTTCAAACTCTACTGAACCGGCTCCTACTCATATATTTGACAAACCCGGGGATTACCCGGTAAGCCTTACTCTGCATTATGCCGGCTCTGAAGAAGGAATTGTAAAAACTTCGGTTATATCTGTACTTTCACCTCCAAAAGCTCCGGTTGCAGATTTCTCTATAAGCAGCACAGAAGGGACTGCTCCCTTTGCCATAGTATGTACTGATCAGTCTGAAGGTGAAATCAATGAATGGATCTGGGATTTTGGCGATGGTAAGGTAATCAGAGGTAAAAATCCCACTCATACCTATATTTTGCCCGGCCAGTATTCCATTACGCTGACCGTCAGGGGACCTGGCGGGAAAGATGAATTGCGTGAAAATTCAGTTATTACCGTGCTAGAAGCCCCTCCAGTTCTCAAAGCAAAATTCTCTGCTGATCCGGTTCAGGGACATGTTCCCCTGGATGTATCATTCCATGATGAGTCAACGGGTATAATTACTGCATGGGACTGGGACTTTGGTGATGGAATTTCATCAACCGAACAAAACCCTGCCCACGTGTATACCAACCCTGGAACATATCATGTAAAACTTGGTGTAACTGGTCCGGATGGTACAGATGTTCTTGTAAAAGAGAATTTAATCATTGCTGAAAAATCTATTGAACCAGTCCATGCTTCTTTCTCTGCCCTTCCAATTTCAGGAGATGCGCCACTTACCGTTGCATTTACTGATAAAACAACCGGTGATGTCGAAAACCTGACCTGGATATTTGGGGATGGGTTTACTTCCAATGAAAAGAATCCTGAGCATACCTATACAAAACCTGGTATCTACACCGTTCTTCTGAATGCGGACGGACCGGGTGGGAATGACAGTGTGGAAAGGACAGACCTGATATCTGTTCTGGGATCTGCACTATCCCCTGAATTAATCATCAATGCTGAACCTGCGAAAGGAACTGCTCCTCTCACAGTCACATTTGGAAAATCGGATGTCGGCAATGTGATGAGTTCGCAATGGAGTTTTGGAGACGGTAATACCTCCAATGAACCATCGCCTGTACATACCTATGCAATGCCTGGTGTCTATACTGTGAGTCTCACAATTCAGGATTTCCAGGGACAATCCCGTACTATTACCAAGAATGAATTTGTGAATGTTACAATGCCAATCCCGCCACCGGTTGCGAATTTCTCAAGTAACGGCACAGAAGGCTATGCCCCGTATTCAGTCAGGTTCACCGATCAGTCACTCGGTGAGATTACTGAATGGATCTGGGACTTTGGTGATGGATCGTCTGCAAAAACACAAGATGCTGTTCATACCTACAATGCCACCGGTTCATACCTTGTTTCACTCAATGTCAAAGGACCTGGTGGAGAGAACCGATATTCTGCTCCCCGGCCGGTTTTGGTTAAGGAACCAGTTCCTGTAATTCCTGAATCGAAAGCTGACAATATTTCACCGATTCAAACAAGAGGTGAGGAGCCTTTTATTATTTCTAATGAGTCGAATCAATCGAATCAATCACTAATAGTTGTCCCGGTTATTTCTGAACCAATGGTTGTTCCAAATCGTACTAGTCTGAATGTTCCTCCTAATGAGTCTTCAGATAATCAGAGTGCACGTATCAATGGAACAGAAAAAATAGAGCCGGATATACTGATCCCGATAAATAAGACAGAAACCCTTACTAATGTATCGAAATATGAGGTAGGCAGAGGTACTGATACGAAAGAAAGATCTGAAATACTAATTCCAGAAATTATAGTATCAGAGAAGACAGGTCCCGCACCTCTTACCGTTGATTTTAGTTCATCATGGGTAAAGGAAAATGGAACCTATCTCTGGAAATTCGGGGATGGAATGACCTCGAATGAATCAGAAGTTACTCATACCTATACAAAACCAGGGATCTATTCTGTTCACCTGACTCGCGAATTTGAAGGAAATACACAGGAGATAATCAATACCAATCTTATCAATGTGACAGAATCCATATCAATCCCAATTGCATCATTCTCTGCTGACCCGGTATCAGGCCCGGCACCATTGCATGTTACATTTAGAAGTGAATCTACCGGTACAATATCTGATTGGATTTGGAACTTTGGAGATTCATCAAATGGAACTGGTGAGACGGTTAGCCATACCTACACCCATCCAGGTATCTATACCGTCGGTGTTCAGGTTCATGGTCCTGATGGCTCCTCGACAGAAGTAAGAGAAGATTATATTACAGTAGGTACCTCTCTTACTCCACCACAAGCACGATTCAGAACTGATAAAAGAACCGGATATGCACCATTAACGGTCCGGTTTACTGACCAGTCACTGGGAAAGGTATCTGACTGGAAATGGGACTTTGGAGATGGAGAGATCTCCACTGAAAGAAACCCGACTCATGAATTCAATAAGACCGGTGTCTATTCAGTATCATTGACAGTTTCCGGACCGTCCGGAACAAATCAGGTCAGCAGAAAGGGATATATTGTAGTTTCACCTGAACCTGAACCCCTTGTTGCTGGTTTTAGTCTGAAACCATCAGAAGGAATAGCTCCCCTCTCTGTACAGTGCACCGATGAATCTACAGGAAGTATAAATCGGTACCTCTGGGAGTTTGGAGATGGAGCGGTTTCGGAATTCAGACATCCATCTCACCGGTATACCGCACCTGGTTCATATATTGTCAAGCTCACGGTGTATGGACCGTCAGGAATCAGTTCAGCTGATCAAGTCGTGACAGTGGGACCGACCTATTCAAAATCTGACCGGATAAATCCATCCATATTCTCTTCAGACATTAGCAAGAAAAAGAATCAATCTGATATGAATGATTTAGATTTATCGGAGACATCCAAACCAATAGCTGATTTTGCTATCAACAAAAAGAGCGGAAAAACTCCTCTGTCCATCACCTGTGAAGACCGTTCTTCAGGAACGATTGAATCATGGTCATGGAACTTTGGTGATGGCAGTAATTCTATTGAACAGAATCCGGTTCATTCATATATCAAGCCAGGAACATACACCATATCTCTGACTGTAAAGGGTCCGTATGGTGTTTCAACGAAAAAGTTGCGTGATGCAATTCAGGTATTTGATTAA